The genomic segment GCATGAAGTGCCACCAAATGTGACAAGATCCCAGCTCACAGGAAGGACACCAAGCTCACAGCTGCAAGAGCTGCTGCAAAAGAGagggaaacacttttttccaccaaaaaaaaaaatccttatatTCCCTGGTTGCCCAGGGATGGTTCAGTTTAAGTCTGAACTAAGAGGCCCCAGCTCTGAGACAAAACTAAAGTgaagagttttctttctgatCATGGAGAAATAAATTCCAGCTGGTTCTCTCACTTCCTCATTTGCTTCACATTTGGATACCTGAGGAGCAGGGGAGCACCAGAGATGGAAGCAGGAGCCAGGCTGCAaaccccttccctctgcactgGGTTCCTCCCAGAGGATCCCAACCTCCCACCCAACCAGACTGCTGGAAGCACTGCTGGGAATTTTTGCTGATGGAATTTCGCAACACCACCTTCCAGGGTCTCTCTGCTccacagggaacagctggaatccagcagtgacagagggaggacaaaaaggacagaaaacatggaagaaaCAGGTCCTGTATCAACCTGCCCAAATTCCATTGGATGGAACTACAGCCAGGGAAAGTAAGGCTTTGACTTTAAGCCTTTGGGCCATGAGATAACCTATGTGTTATTTATTAAATGTCAGGGATCACTTACATCCCACAGTATTATCATGGAAACAGCAGGAATTCTCCTGTATATGCGACCCATGGTTATTTTTCCCACTGAATTCCCTCTAAAAGCCAAGCCTTTCACCTCCCATCAGCTCAGACTAATCCCAGCCAGGCCCTACACACACACCTGTCCCTGTGCAAtactgggagctgctgctgctccatttCTGGGAATAAATTCCCAAGAACTTTAACTTGGTGCTCCTCTATTCCTCCCTCAAATTCCAGACAACTTTAACTTGGTGCCTTGGCTTTCTCCTGGCTGGGAGAGGTGTTGGATTGTCCTGTGGCAGGAGGAGccctctgagcagcctggcagcATCTGGACTTTGGGTTTTATAGGGAAAGTGCCTGAAATTCCAGGTGGGAACAGGGGAATAGATGGAATTTGATGTAGTAACGAGGGAAGGATGGAAATtgatggggaggggaggaagggaaggcaggaatTTGATATAATTGTGGAATGTCCGTGTCCATGGAAGAGGGTGGAGTgagatgatccttgaggtcccttccaactcagagcattccatgattccaggaGAATAAAAAGTGTAGGACAGAATCCGAAACAGCAACAGGATGAAGATGGAATTTGatgagaggaggagaaggaaggaagggaatttGATATAATTGTGGAAGGcccctgccaatggcagggggtggactgagatgatccttaaggtcccttccaactcagagcATTCCATGATAATAAAAGATGTAGGATAGAATTCAACAAACTGACAGGGAGGGCATGGAATTTGCCACGGTGACAGGAGGAGGATGGATTGCACCTGCACCTTATGGAACAGCCTTCCCATTCCCTACATTCCCTTTCTCATTCCCCTACAGAATGTTACAGGATGGATCCTCCCGAGTCTCCCTGGCTCCACGAGCCCCCCTCCACCCTTCCCGGCTCCAGAGGGACACTCCCGGCTCCAGGTCTCACCTCGTAGGCGGCTCCCAGGTCCTGGAACTTCTCCTGCGCTCGCGGGTCGTCGGGATTCCTGTCGGGATGGAGCTGCAGCGCCAGCTTGCGATAGGCCTTCTTAATGTCCTTGATGGATGCGCCGCGGGAAACCCCCAGGATCTTGTAGAAATCCCTCCtgcagggggagagagaggaagggagagggaggggaaggagaaggggatgggaaggagagagaaaggggaagggaaagggaaagggagagagaggaggtggGACAcgcagagagagagggaagacaagggggaggagaaggcagaggaatgggaagggagagaggaaaaggagaaggggatGAGGAGAATGGgacaggaagggagagggaatgAGGAGGGAAAACGGATGGGAGAGAGAGGGCATGAGAGACGGGAGAGGGAaatgggaggggggaaagggatgAGGGAATGGGGTCAGGGGATGGGACGAGGAGAAGCGATGAGGGGAATGAGATGAGAGGAATGAGATGAGAGGAAGGGATAAGGGGAAagggatggggggaaagggagggggggaaagggaggcgggaaagggatggggggaaagggagagtgGTCCCGTCAGCGCCGCAGCCGCCGACCCCGAGCGCGAGGGGGCCGGCGCGGCGCCGAGGCTGAACCCCCGCACTCCCCAGTGCCGCGGGCGCGTCCCAGCGCACTCACCCCGCGGCGGCCTCCCCGCAGAGGCAGAGTAGGAGGAGGCAGAGGCGGCCGATCCAGGCGGGGGCcatggcggggccgggccgggccctgagggagcggcggcggcggcgactcaggccccgccccctgcccggccccgaCCAATGGGGACGCGAGGTGCCCTCAGGCAGCCAATAGAAGCGCGGCACCGCGAGCCGCCGGCCAATGGCCTGCGCACACTTCAGCGCCGCCGGCCAATCGCCGGCCGTATCGTCACCGCTCAGCGCGACGCGCACGCCTCGCCGCCACTTCCCTCCGTGCAGCCAATCGGCGCGCGAGTCGCTTAGCCCCGCCCCCACGCCGGCGGGCGCAACCAATGAACGGCGGCTCCGGCGCAGCAGAAAAGGGCCCGTCTGGGTGGTGCCCGCGGCGGAACCcggaagcggcggcggcggccatGGCGGCGGAGGCGGGCTCGGTGCGGCTATGGGCGCGCACGGAGCCGTTCCTGGTGGGCGCTCTGCCGGcaccgccgcccgcccgcctcGCCCCGCACTACCTGCGCAAGGCCGCCGCCTACGCCCGCGCCAGGGCCGCCCAGGGCTGTTTCCCGCGGCTGCGCTGGCCCCGCTGGCGCCACATCGCCTGCGGGAAGCTGCAGCTCGACCGCGACCTCGCCTGGCTCTACTTCGAGCTTTTCCGCGGCCTCCTCGAGCCCGACCCACCCCGCCGCCTCCGCTGGGCCGAGGCGGAGGCCTCCTGTGCCAGCGCCGAGGAGCTGGAGCGGGAGCGGAGCAAGGCAAGAGCGCAGAGCCGGCCTAAGGCAGGGGGAGCCCAAGCCCAGTGTAAGAGGGGGTCCTgactcttcctcctctctccctgctctccagctgtCCGTGGACACGCTGCAGTTCCTGCTGTTCCTGTACgtgcagcagctccacaagGTGTCCCTGCGCAGGTCCCTGCTCGGCGACGAGtggcccagccccaggaccACATCTCCCGGCTTTCCTGGGAAATCTGCCGGTGGGAATAAGGTACCCCTGCCTGTGGGATCTTCCACGTGCAGGAGCTTCTCCCCTGTTGGGATCTGCCCTGAGGGGGTCGGGAAGGGGCTGGGTTGTTCTCTCCAAGTGCAGATTCCCTGTTCCATGGTAAATGAGGCAGGGTTGCTGTGTTCTCTGTGCACttaataaaaagtttttaaaaagttttcagtGAGGCTTTCCTGGAGTCCAAAAGGCAGCTGAAAATTCCCTGTGAGTCCTGGCAATTCTCCTTTTAAGGAGCAACAGcccctttgcttttttccattGTTCAAACAGGAGACTTTTCTCATCTTCATAGTTCCTTTCATGTGCTCCAGTGGGAATATTGGATCCCAGGGTGTTCCCTGGCCTTAGGTTCTGtgtcagggaggggatttggtTGTTCAGCTGGAGATCAGCCACGTGGAAatgctgtttccttttaaatcacTGCCAAATATTTAGGAAGGAGTGGGTTGGATGTGTCCTGTGGGCAGCTCTGTGTGGGAGGGTGAGTTACAAATTGGCAACCGCAGCTGCAAACCTCTGGAATTCTGGCatggatgtgctgctgggagctggatgAGCTGGTGGAATGTAGTTGGGACCAGCTGGAATCATTTAAAAGAGGAGCTGGGCAGCTTTATCCTTGAACAGATGGTGGTGAGGACAAGACGTGTTCCTTCAGCAAAGCTTGGCTTTATTAAACTCTGCTGTAATTCCagtctcctgctttttttctgggcATGAGTCCTTTAGGATTTGAACTAAGGATTCTTTCAGAGGCCATTTTGTTTATTGGAGAAACGACCCTCAGCTTTTTACCCTGGAAGGTGACACTTTTATCCTGGAATCCTGGCCCAGCTGGGCTTTTCCAGTGGAGCAGCTCCAAGACCTTGCCTGCCAGTTATTGATTTGTTCCCTTCCTtccagtgccagcaggagctccctggATTTGGGTGGGATTGGGAGAGAGCCCGTTGCTGCTTTCTAGGATTAAATATTTGCCGCTTGACTTAGAATAAAATGGGGTTTAATTTTTGGGGGGTGGTGGCTTTGTGTGCCTTGGAAGAGCAGGAATGAGCTCTGTGTTTGACACGGAGTTTTTAATGATTCCAGCTTGTCCCAGCCTTTGACATTCCAGAGGAGTTCTGAGCAAGATTCCGGGCTGTGCTGCCCGTGCAgcttcccagcctggagcactcACCTCCCCCGTGtcttcctgcctcccccagaACTGGAATGACCAGGAGCACCGAGCCTTCGTGCAGAGCCACCTCctggacatgctggagctgctgctggagccggAGCAGCTCTCGGCCTCGTCccactccagctccagcagcctggTGTCCCTGGAGGCCGTGGGTGCCCTGAGCCTCCTGCTCGAGGGCTCTGTGGGTGCTTCCCGGGCGGTGCTGCCGCTCCACGAGCTGGCCCTGTGCCCGCCCTGCCACCCCCACAACGGCTTCTCCCAGGGGGCCAGAGCCTTCTCCCTGCCCCGGCTGGAGAGCTGGATCCGCTCCTGCCTCACCGCCAACCCCTTGGGAATGACCGCCTGCATCCGGGCCGGCAGGAAGCTGGCGTGGGCACAGCAAGGTGGGCACTGGGAGGCATGGATGGCTTTGGGAATGTGGGAGCAGGTGGGAAACAGGAATCTAGGGGTGTGGGAGCAGGTGGGAAACGGGAATCTAGGGgtgtgggagcaggggggaaaCGGGAATCTAGGGGTGTGGGAAAAGGGGAGTGTGGGGGAAATAGGAATCTAGGGGTGTGGGAAAAGGGGAGTGTGGGGGAAATAGGAATCTAGGGATGTGTGGGAAAAGGGGAGTGTGTGGGAAATGGGAATATAGGGATGTGTGGGAAATGGGAATATAGGGATGTGTGGGAAATGGGAATATAGGGATGTGTGGGAAATGGGAATATAGGGATGTGTGGGAAATGGGAATATAGGGATGTGTGGGAAATGGGAATATAGGGATGTGTGGGAAATGGGAATATAGGGATGTGTGGGAAATGGGAATATAGGGATGTGTGGGAAATGGGAATATAGGGATGTGTGGGAAATCGGGAGTGTAAAAATGcgtgaaaatagaaaaaaacttatggaaaaatagaaatgtaagaATGTGTGGGTAAATGGGAATGTGTGGGAAAAGGGGAATGTGTGCAAAAATGGCAATATTGAAATGcgtgaaaatgggaaaatagaaaaaaatatatgggaAAATAGAAGTGTATGAATATGTGGGGGAAATAGGAATATGTGGGAAAATAAGAATATAGAAATATGtgggaaaatagaaatatatggaaaataGCAATGTAGGAATATGTGGGGTGATGGGAGTATGTGGGAAGATGGGAATATACAGAAGTatagaaaatatggaaaatcataaaaatctagagaaaaatggaaatatagaacatatagaaaaagaattatgcagaaatagagagaaatagaaaaatacaaacatacaaatttagaaatactgaaagaaatgtagaaatacagaaaaatagaaatttaggaaaaaacccctggaAACAGGAactcagctcctcctgctgagcagggatctGGCGGTGGGTGGGAACTGGTCTGGCTTTCCTTGTCTCCAGTCCAACCTCTCTCCTGCAGGGACATGGAGCCACCTCAGGAAAGAGACACTGGCTCAGTGTTTCCCTGGCTGCAGATCCCAGGAGGGGCCGTGGATTAGGGAGCCCAGGGAAGAGCTCAGGGATTGTGCTCTAGGGGGAGCATTTCCCTCGTTTAAAACACGGAGTTTTAAACCTGCCCTCAGGATCTTCCCGCCAGGCCGGAGCCTTGGGTTTGGGAAGAGACTTCTGCAAGTGGAGATCTCTTGGGGCCTTTGGCTGCTCCTGAATAATCCTGAAGTGGTTGGGCTCTTCCAATGTCTCCCAGTGTCTGGAGtttctcagtgccctgagctgttgccctgcccagggggcactgggggtggTGTAGGAGGTGCCATCCTTGACGTGTGGGGCTGGTTGTTTTCCCGAGGGTTGCTGGGCAGTGAACATCTGTGTGCTTTGTTCTGCAGTTGAAGGAGCAACCAGGAGAGCCAAGATTGCCTGCAGTGGCCGGGTGGTGCCCGAGGTGTCCCCCATGGTGATCATGAGCCAGGTGTACAAGCAGACCCTGGCCAAGAGCTCGGACACCCTGGTGGGGGCTCACGTGAGGATCCATCGCTGCAACGAGTCCTTCATCTACCTCCTGTCCCCCCTCCGGTGAGTTCTGGTTCTCCTGGGAGGCACCTGCAGTCTTGGAGGGCCAGTGGGGTCCTGGCCACATCAGGGAGAGTgctgccagcaggtcagggggtgatcctgcccctctgctcagccctgtgaGGCACATTGGGAGTACTgggtccagctctgggctcctcaggacaggagAGACAAGGAGAGCATCCAgtggaggccacagagatgaggaagggactggagcatctctctgatgaggagagactgagggaactgggcctggttagtctggagaagggaaggctgagaGGGGATCTTATCAATCCCTACAGATATCTCAGATATCTATACGGATATCTCAGATACCCATACAGATATCTCATTGATCCCTACAGGTGTCTCAGACACCCACACAGGTGTCTCAGACACCCACACAGGTGTCTCAGACACCCACACAGGTGTCTCAGACACCCACACAGGTGTCTCACCTGACAGGGCATCCCATCAATCCATACAAATATCTCATTGATCCTTACAAATATCCATACAAATACCTCCTCTGAAAGGGAATCTCATCAATCCATACAAATATCTCATTGATCCATCCAAATATCTGAGAGGGGTTCCTGTCAATCCATATAAATATCTCCAGGGCAGGTGTCAGGATGGTGCCAGGCTCTTCCCAGTAGTGCCCAGTGATAGGATGAGTAGCAACGGCCATAAACTGAACCACgagaagttccacctcaacatgaggaagaagttcttcccatGGAgagtggcagagccctggaactgcccagggagggtgtggagtctccctctttgcagacattccaaacccacgTGGTTCCCGCGTCACTCGCTGCGGGCGACCCTGCCtcggcaggggggttggactgggtgattccagaggtcccttccagccctgacTGTGCTGTGGTTCTTTGGCAGCTCCGTGACCATCGAGAAGTGCCGGAGCAGCACGTTCGTGCTGGGCCCCGTGGAGACGTCGGTGCACGTGCAGAGCTGTGACGGCGTCAGGGTCATGGCGGTTTGCCACCGCCTGTCCCTGGCAGCCACCACCGGCTGCACGTTCTACACTCTGACACCCACCCAGCCCCTCATCCTCTCGGGGAACCAGGCGGTCAGCCTTGCCCCTTTCCACACCCACTACCCCATGCTGGAGGACCACATGGCTCAGGTGGGCTTGGCCACTCTGCCCAACTACTGGGACAGCCCCATGCTGGtgtgcagggagagcagtgaCACGGGTGTGTTCCGCCTCCTGCCCCCCTCGGACTTCTACACCTTCGTGATTCCCTTTGAGATGGAAGGAGACACCACGGAGACGCCGGGGGGGCTCCCCCCGGAGTACCAGGAGGCTCTGAGGCAGCGGGAGCAGCGGGTGCAGGTGTGGCAGCGCGCGGTGAAGGAGGCGGGTCTGACCAGGTGAGCGCTGGGCCCggcagggctggctgagctCAGCCATTCCCGAGGCTTCCTGTGATGTGGTTccataaaaatgctttaaggAGGGGTTGGGTTGGGTGAGCCGTGTCCTGCAGGCCAGTTCTGGGGCGTCAGTCGTTAGCAGTCCCGGCTGGCAAAGTGAGAAGGGAATGCTCACACTTGTAGCTCCGAGTCATGGAattccaggatggtttgggttggaagggaccttaaaggaTGTGTTGTTCTACCtgcttccatgggcagggacaccttccgctaccccaggttgctctaaactctgtccaacctgcccttggacactaccagggatggggcagcta from the Chiroxiphia lanceolata isolate bChiLan1 chromosome 10, bChiLan1.pri, whole genome shotgun sequence genome contains:
- the TBCCD1 gene encoding TBCC domain-containing protein 1 — protein: MNGGSGAAEKGPSGWCPRRNPEAAAAAMAAEAGSVRLWARTEPFLVGALPAPPPARLAPHYLRKAAAYARARAAQGCFPRLRWPRWRHIACGKLQLDRDLAWLYFELFRGLLEPDPPRRLRWAEAEASCASAEELERERSKLSVDTLQFLLFLYVQQLHKVSLRRSLLGDEWPSPRTTSPGFPGKSAGGNKNWNDQEHRAFVQSHLLDMLELLLEPEQLSASSHSSSSSLVSLEAVGALSLLLEGSVGASRAVLPLHELALCPPCHPHNGFSQGARAFSLPRLESWIRSCLTANPLGMTACIRAGRKLAWAQQVEGATRRAKIACSGRVVPEVSPMVIMSQVYKQTLAKSSDTLVGAHVRIHRCNESFIYLLSPLRSVTIEKCRSSTFVLGPVETSVHVQSCDGVRVMAVCHRLSLAATTGCTFYTLTPTQPLILSGNQAVSLAPFHTHYPMLEDHMAQVGLATLPNYWDSPMLVCRESSDTGVFRLLPPSDFYTFVIPFEMEGDTTETPGGLPPEYQEALRQREQRVQVWQRAVKEAGLTRDQRKRLQTLVENKFYEWLVQTGNRQQLDSLVPLAMGSKQAAG